One window of the Magnolia sinica isolate HGM2019 chromosome 19, MsV1, whole genome shotgun sequence genome contains the following:
- the LOC131234781 gene encoding protein DMP3-like, which translates to MSLRSRTKSIKDPTRITTNESDGQDPTPPTVIPSPSPSLPQRAVTQTLASTAHLANLLPTGTLLAFQLLTPIFSNNGACDSVTRFMTQLLLLLLAASCFLASFTDSFRSSDGQLYYGFATPGGMWLFDYPITDSSFPDLSKYKLRFIDCVHGGLSVLVFIAIALRDKNVLNCLYPQPEKETQEVLDIVPIGIGLICSLMFVVFPTRRHGIGYPVTLGK; encoded by the coding sequence ATGTCCCTAAGATCAAGGACCAAAAGCATAAAGGACCCAACAAGGATTACAACCAATGAATCCGACGGCCAAGATCCAACACCGCCAACGGTAATACCATCTCCTTCACCATCTCTACCGCAGCGAGCCGTCACCCAGACCTTAGCCAGCACAGCCCACCTAGCTAACCTCCTCCCCACAGGCACCCTCCTGGCCTTTCAGCTTCTCACCCCAATCTTCTCCAACAATGGCGCCTGCGACTCAGTAACTCGGTTCATGACTCAGCTCTTACTACTTCTACTCGCCGCCTCTTGCTTCCTTGCCAGCTTCACCGACAGCTTCCGGTCATCTGATGGTCAGTTATATTACGGATTCGCTACCCCTGGCGGCATGTGGCTCTTTGACTACCCGATTACAGATTCCAGCTTTCCCGACCTTAGCAAATACAAGCTAAGATTCATAGACTGCGTCCATGGTGGTTTATCTGTCTTAGTATTCATTGCCATTGCACTCAGAGATAAGAACGTGTTGAATTGCTTATATCCACAGCCGGAGAAAGAGACCCAAGAAGTGTTGGATATCGTCCCAATCGGAATCGGGCTCATCTGCAGCTTGATGTTTGTTGTTTTTCCGACAAGGCGGCACGGTATCGGTTATCCTGTTACGTTGGGGAAATGA
- the LOC131234893 gene encoding protein DMP2-like: MDEMERKILIESSINDGDDLTDDGTDESHLLYAVNTILSGTARLNILLPTATILAFTIFAPILTNDGKCNDLNRWLMATFLAILSISCVFFSFTDSFRTASGRLYYGVATFYGIWTFNGARKRPSDPSGYRLRWADLFHTSLSLIAFLTFAAAHTDVVECYYPSMPRKVTNIVPLVVGFVISVFFVLFPSKRRGIGYPFMLRRDALLYRS; this comes from the coding sequence ATGGACGAGATGGAGCGAAAAATCCTCATCGAAAGTTCTATCAACGATGGCGATGATCTAACCGACGACGGAACAGATGAATCTCATCTCCTATACGCAGTTAACACGATCCTCAGTGGCACAGCACGGCTCAACATCCTCCTACCAACGGCTACGATCCTGGCATTCACAATCTTCGCGCCTATCCTAACGAACGACGGGAAATGTAACGATCTAAACCGTTGGTTGATGGCGACGTTCCTAGCCATTCTGTCCATCTCGTGTGTATTCTTCTCATTCACCGATAGCTTCCGGACGGCGTCAGGGAGATTGTATTATGGAGTTGCGACGTTTTATGGTATATGGACATTTAATGGGGCCCGAAAGAGACCGTCGGATCCGTCCGGGTATCGGCTCAGATGGGCCGATCTCTTCCATACATCACTTTCGCTCATTGCTTTCCTCACGTTCGCAGCCGCACATACGGATGTCGTGGAGTGTTATTATCCGTCGATGCCGAGGAAGGTGACCAACATTGTCCCACTTGTGGTGGGATTTGTGATTAGCGTTTTTTTTGTGTTGTTTCCTTCAAAGAGAAGGGGAATCGGATACCCGTTCATGCTCAGGAGGGATGCTCTTTTATATAGGAGTTAG